One genomic region from Pagrus major chromosome 24, Pma_NU_1.0 encodes:
- the LOC140992453 gene encoding uncharacterized protein, producing the protein MMSGILKRKLEEGPSPYLSLQGSDDDEVSCSDSGNSSDSLNHPVPSGLLDSTLQQKSKRLRGRNVHFESVTVYYFNRRQGFTSVPTQGGSTLGMSPRHSGVKRFTLREFAMEQKQSHWNMLRNHLKEEKLNAIKLKLTKNGTVSSMEADTLTLDDISEDDLDVDNTEVDDYFFLQPLTTRRRRALLRSSGVRRIDVEEKHELRALRMSREECGCRCRGICDPETCACSLAGIKCQVNGTVVDRMSFPCGCTKEGCSNTTGRLEFNPVRVRTHFLHTIMKLELERSREEQQHHHQQQPEQQQQQQQQLVTNGNGYHGDSSLVQQQQQQPNLQFPLMSGAPHIPIMHLQNTGDTDSHLDEEEEEEEEEEEEEEDDEEDDDEAYEEDEDGSSVCSGLSDCSTHSLETIDPEDGEEDEEDEEDEEDEEDEEEEEEEEEEWDCSLHGTGPPPYPVPLPSVLSYSNNTLMSLSNPFHNTPSMQHYQMDSSVNDTAAFLSENVSVTPTLPTVETALESKMNTEPLRQTTQQSIPCHFPDPTESLTLQTCSHVETRESSAAPAGAAEERQLSTDLQNNPDHDSQTEASAGSLEQTQEEMKEAIPEQPGLQMQAEQSTNTSCSGST; encoded by the exons ATGATGAGTGGGATCCTGAAGAGGAAGCTTGAGGAGGGCCCGTCCCCTTACCTGTCCCTGCAGGGCTCAGATGATGATGAGGTTTCCTGCAGCGACAGCGGCAACAGCAGTGATAGTCTCAACCATCCCGTCCCCTCTGGACTGCTTGACT CCACTCTCCAGCAGAAGTCAAAGCGACTGCGAGGCCGTAATGTGCATTTTGAAAGCGTGACCGTCTACTACTTCAACCGGCGGCAGGGCTTCACCAGCGTGCCCACACAAGGTGGCAGCACCCTGGGGATGTCGCCACGTCACAGCGGGGTGAAGCGCTTCACCCTCAGGGAGTTCGCCATGGAGCAGAAACAGAGCCACTGGAACATGCTGAGGAATCATCTGAAAGAAGAGAAACTCAATGCCATCAAActcaaa CTGACTAAGAATGGCACGGTGTCATCCATGGAGGCGGATACCCTGACGCTTGACGACATCTCTGAAGACGACCTGGATGTGGACAACACAGAGGTGGATGATTATTTCTTCCTCCAGCCTCTGACTACCAGGCGGCGTCGAGCCCTTCTCCGTTCCTCGGGGGTGCGACGCATCGACGTGGAAGAGAAGCACGAGCTGCGTGCCCTTCGCATGTCCCGAGAGGAGTGTGGGTGCCGCTGCAGGGGGATATGCGACCCGGAGACCTGTGCTTGCAGCCTGGCCGGCATTAAGTGCCAGGTAAATGGAACTGTG GTGGACCGCATGTCCTTCCCATGTGGCTGCACCAAAGAGGGCTGCAGCAACACGACGGGCCGCCTGGAGTTCAACCCGGTCCGGGTGCGCACCCACTTCCTGCACACCATCATgaagctggagctggagaggagccgcgaggagcagcagcatcatcatcagcagcagccggagcagcagcagcagcagcagcagcagcttgtaaCCAATGGCAACGGTTACCATGGCGACTCCTCCTtggtccagcagcagcagcagcagccgaaCCTGCAGTTTCCACTGATGAGTGGCGCGCCGCACATTCCCATAATGCACCTCCAGAACACAGGCGACACAGATTCACATctagatgaagaggaggaagaggaagaagaagaggaggaggaggaggaagacgatgaagaggatgatgatgaggctTATGAGGAAGACGAGGACGGCAGCAGCGTTTGCAGCGGCTTGTCGGACTGCAGCACGCACAGCTTAGAGACAATCGACCCCGAGGAcggagaggaggacgaggaggatgaggaagatgaagaggatgaggaggacgaagaggaggaggaggaggaggaggaggagtgggattGCTCGTTGCACGGAACGGGTCCTCCGCCCTATCCGGTTCCACTGCCCTCAGTGCTGAGTTACTCCAACAACACACTCATGAGCCTCAGTAACCCCTTCCACAACACTCCCTCCATGCAGCATTATCAAATGGACAGCTCTGTGAATGACACTGCTGCTTTTCTCAGTGAAAATGTCAGCGTCACCCCCACACTCCCCACAGTAGAGACCGCACTAGAGTccaaaatgaacacagaaccCCTCCGCCAGACGACGCAGCAGAGCATTCCCTGCCACTTCCCCGACCCCACAGAGTCCCTGACTCTCCAAACTTGCTCACATGTAGAAACCCGTGAGAGCAGCGCTGCCCCTGCTGGCGCAGCCGAGGAACGGCAGCTCTCCACAGACCTCCAGAACAATCCAGACCATGACTCACAGACTGAGGCTTCGGCGGGGTCTCTGGAGCAGACGCAGGAGGAAATGAAGGAGGCGATACCGGAGCAACCAGGACTGCAAATGCAGGCTGAACAATCAACGAACACGTCATGCTCAGGCAGTACCTGA